In a genomic window of Meiothermus sp. CFH 77666:
- the nikB gene encoding nickel ABC transporter permease, which yields MTTYIARRLLTVIPTLLGVLLAVFLMVRLAPGDPAQLLAGEFATPETLADIRQRFGLDQPWHVQLGLYAVNVLRGDLGQSVRTRKPVTYELSQYFPNTLRLTLGAMLVALLIGIPAGIIAAIRPGTVFDLLAMLGALIGVSMPVFWFGLMAILIFSVQLGWFPVAGTGTLWHLVLPAITLGTGTAAILARMTRSAMLEVLSQDYIRTARAKGLTGRVVVFKHALRNALIPVVTITGLQFGGLLEGAVITETVFAWPGIGQLLVGSILARDYPVVQGAVLLIAVAFILINLVVDLLYGAIDPRIRYD from the coding sequence ATGACCACCTACATCGCCCGCCGCTTGCTGACCGTGATCCCCACCCTGCTGGGGGTTTTGCTGGCCGTGTTTCTCATGGTACGGCTGGCCCCCGGCGACCCCGCCCAGTTGCTGGCCGGAGAGTTCGCCACACCCGAAACCCTGGCCGATATCCGTCAGCGCTTTGGTCTGGATCAGCCATGGCATGTGCAGTTGGGCCTCTATGCCGTCAACGTACTGCGGGGCGACCTTGGACAATCGGTTCGCACCCGCAAACCGGTGACCTATGAGCTCAGCCAGTACTTTCCCAACACCCTTCGGCTCACCCTGGGAGCCATGCTGGTCGCGCTGCTCATTGGCATTCCGGCGGGCATCATCGCCGCCATCCGGCCCGGCACCGTGTTTGACTTGCTGGCCATGCTGGGGGCCCTGATTGGGGTTTCGATGCCGGTGTTCTGGTTTGGTCTGATGGCCATTCTGATTTTCTCGGTGCAGCTCGGGTGGTTTCCCGTGGCCGGTACGGGCACGCTCTGGCATCTGGTTCTGCCCGCCATCACCCTGGGCACCGGTACCGCCGCCATCCTGGCCCGCATGACCCGCAGCGCGATGCTCGAGGTGCTCTCGCAGGACTACATCCGCACCGCCCGGGCCAAGGGCCTCACCGGGCGGGTGGTGGTGTTCAAACATGCCCTGCGCAACGCCCTGATACCAGTCGTAACCATCACCGGCCTCCAGTTTGGCGGCCTGCTGGAAGGCGCGGTCATCACCGAAACGGTGTTTGCCTGGCCCGGCATCGGGCAGTTGCTGGTGGGTTCGATTCTGGCTCGAGACTACCCTGTCGTCCAGGGCGCGGTACTCCTGATTGCGGTGGCCTTTATCCTGATCAACCTGGTGGTAGACCTGCTCTACGGGGCCATTGACCCCAGGATTCGCTACGACTGA
- a CDS encoding branched-chain amino acid ABC transporter substrate-binding protein yields the protein MRKIAILALGALALGVAAAQSNVIKIASVSPLSGPQSGLGTAISQGTQMAIEDAQARFQQLGFQLQFAPQDDQATPDVGVAVARRIVNDPDLLGIVGHLNSGVAIPSSEIYKDTNLVMVSPANTNPRVTDRGYLNVNRICGRDDVQGPVGAEYAVKVLKRTRLFVIHDKTPYGQGLAEAFANRAKELGANVVALVGTEEASNFQPLILQMRAQRPDLVYYGGIYDKGGVLVKQMRERGITATFMGGDGLDASDLVKIAGSASKGVLFTTTAGPISTLPKAAAFAQRYKAKFGKDPEAYAVYAFDAANVILTAIEAAIKANAGKKPTREQVARAVREVKLDGLTGRIEFDSKGDRKLSDYYVVGMKEAKYPGEVLRVIQFAPPAARQ from the coding sequence ATGAGGAAAATCGCAATTCTAGCGCTAGGCGCGTTGGCCCTGGGTGTGGCTGCAGCCCAGTCCAACGTCATCAAGATCGCTTCGGTCTCGCCTTTGTCAGGGCCCCAGTCGGGTCTGGGTACCGCCATTTCGCAGGGCACCCAGATGGCCATTGAAGATGCCCAGGCCCGCTTCCAGCAGCTTGGCTTCCAGCTCCAGTTTGCCCCCCAGGACGACCAGGCAACTCCTGATGTGGGCGTGGCAGTTGCCCGTCGTATTGTCAACGACCCCGACCTGCTGGGAATTGTGGGCCACCTGAACTCGGGTGTGGCCATTCCCTCCTCAGAAATTTACAAGGATACCAACCTGGTCATGGTCTCCCCGGCCAACACCAACCCCCGCGTCACCGACCGTGGCTACCTTAACGTCAACCGCATCTGCGGGCGTGATGATGTGCAAGGGCCTGTAGGAGCCGAATACGCCGTAAAGGTGCTCAAGCGCACCCGCCTCTTTGTAATCCACGACAAGACCCCCTACGGCCAGGGCCTGGCGGAAGCCTTCGCAAACCGCGCCAAGGAGCTGGGAGCCAACGTAGTGGCCCTGGTGGGCACCGAGGAAGCCTCTAACTTCCAGCCCCTGATCCTCCAGATGCGCGCCCAGCGCCCCGATCTGGTCTACTACGGCGGCATCTACGATAAGGGTGGTGTGCTGGTCAAGCAAATGCGCGAACGGGGTATTACCGCTACCTTCATGGGCGGCGATGGTCTGGATGCTTCCGACCTGGTGAAGATAGCGGGCAGCGCCTCGAAAGGCGTGCTCTTCACCACCACTGCCGGCCCCATCAGCACCTTGCCCAAGGCGGCAGCTTTCGCCCAACGCTACAAGGCTAAATTCGGTAAAGACCCCGAAGCCTATGCAGTGTATGCCTTCGACGCTGCCAACGTGATTCTGACTGCTATCGAGGCAGCCATCAAAGCCAATGCCGGTAAGAAGCCAACCCGCGAACAGGTAGCCCGTGCGGTACGCGAAGTCAAGCTGGACGGCTTGACCGGACGTATCGAGTTTGACAGCAAGGGCGACCGCAAGCTCTCGGACTACTATGTTGTGGGCATGAAGGAAGCCAAATACCCCGGTGAAGTGTTGCGGGTGATTCAGTTTGCACCCCCGGCAGCTCGCCAGTAA
- a CDS encoding ABC transporter ATP-binding protein, with product MPLLEVKDIHTYYGHIHALKGISLTVEEGEIVTLIGANGAGKSTTLRTISGMNKPRKGEVIYKGSPIHKIPADKIVGLGIGHVPEGRRIFPRMTVEENLEMGGFLINNPKVVQERKEQAFTLFPRLAERRNQKGGTLSGGEQQMLAIGRALMQDPKLLLMDEPSMGLAPVLVDFIFEIIQKLNQQGKTILLVEQNARLALQIAHRGYVLQTGHLTMSGPAKELAARPEIQEAYLGGH from the coding sequence ATGCCTCTGCTTGAAGTTAAGGACATCCATACCTATTACGGTCACATCCACGCACTCAAGGGCATCTCGCTCACGGTGGAAGAGGGCGAGATCGTCACCCTGATCGGCGCCAACGGCGCAGGCAAGAGCACCACCCTGCGCACCATCAGCGGCATGAACAAGCCCCGCAAGGGGGAGGTTATTTACAAGGGCTCCCCTATTCACAAAATCCCTGCCGACAAGATTGTGGGGCTGGGCATCGGGCACGTACCCGAAGGGCGGCGCATCTTCCCCCGTATGACGGTGGAGGAGAACCTCGAGATGGGGGGCTTTCTGATCAACAACCCCAAGGTGGTGCAGGAGCGCAAGGAGCAGGCCTTTACCCTGTTTCCCCGCCTGGCCGAACGGCGAAATCAAAAAGGGGGTACTCTCTCTGGTGGCGAACAGCAGATGCTGGCCATTGGCCGGGCCTTGATGCAAGACCCCAAGCTCCTGCTGATGGACGAACCCTCGATGGGGCTGGCCCCCGTGCTGGTGGATTTTATCTTCGAGATTATCCAGAAACTCAACCAGCAGGGCAAAACCATTCTGTTGGTGGAACAAAACGCCCGTCTGGCCCTGCAGATTGCCCACCGGGGCTATGTCTTGCAAACCGGCCACCTCACCATGAGCGGCCCGGCCAAGGAGCTAGCAGCCCGGCCCGAGATTCAGGAAGCCTATCTGGGAGGGCATTGA
- a CDS encoding glutathione ABC transporter substrate-binding protein, with protein sequence MRFKLLAALALGLGLSVAFAQTRTLIIAQGTDPTSLDAPLATDSPSATVASHVVETLFYYTPDGKIVPQLVERYSFSPDRKVLTLTLRKGIKFHDGTELNAEAVKFNLERLVSQELASSFAFLLRGRVSAIETPDPLTVRLRMPEPFAPVLAHLTHSSTAIQSPAAIRRLGAGYRDNPVGTGPYKFDRWQKGQFVELVRNDDYWGKKPAIERLRFLAVPEATTRMALVETGQAHVAVRVPPQDVQRLSARPEINVVTTPSVRTIFLYFNQTKKPFDDVRVRKAINHAINKEEIVRFVLGGFGRASDAPISPGIFGYTKIGSYEYNPNLARELLAQAGYNAQNPLRFTLSSPNGRYLQDIRVAEAIQSQLRAVGVQAQIQTLEWGAYLAASNQPRERNEFQVAMLGWGTVTGDADYGLFGLFHTSQQAPNGFNRGFYSNPRLDRILEQARVATNPQARQQLYRSAMQIIYNDAPWVFLHAEQQVTAIRREVQGFIVHPTERLIATEASFRTSAER encoded by the coding sequence ATGCGATTCAAACTGTTGGCCGCACTAGCACTGGGACTGGGCCTATCGGTGGCCTTTGCCCAGACCCGTACCCTGATTATTGCCCAGGGTACCGACCCCACCTCACTGGACGCCCCGCTGGCCACCGACTCCCCCTCGGCCACGGTGGCCAGTCACGTGGTAGAGACTCTCTTTTACTACACCCCGGACGGCAAAATTGTGCCTCAACTGGTGGAACGCTACAGCTTCAGCCCTGACCGCAAAGTGCTCACCCTGACGCTGCGCAAAGGCATCAAGTTCCACGACGGTACTGAGCTCAATGCCGAGGCGGTGAAGTTCAACCTCGAGCGCCTGGTCTCCCAGGAACTGGCTTCGTCCTTCGCCTTCCTGCTGCGCGGACGGGTTAGCGCCATCGAAACCCCCGACCCGCTCACCGTACGACTGCGGATGCCCGAGCCTTTCGCCCCGGTGCTGGCCCACCTGACCCATAGCTCCACCGCCATCCAGAGCCCCGCCGCCATCCGCCGCCTGGGCGCTGGCTACCGCGACAACCCCGTAGGCACCGGCCCCTACAAGTTCGACCGCTGGCAGAAGGGGCAGTTCGTGGAGCTGGTTCGCAACGATGACTACTGGGGCAAAAAACCTGCCATCGAGCGCCTGCGCTTCCTGGCGGTGCCCGAAGCCACCACCCGAATGGCCCTGGTTGAAACCGGGCAGGCCCATGTAGCGGTGCGGGTTCCGCCGCAGGACGTTCAGCGCCTCAGCGCCCGCCCCGAGATTAACGTGGTAACCACCCCCAGCGTGCGCACCATCTTCCTCTACTTCAACCAGACCAAGAAGCCCTTTGACGATGTACGGGTACGCAAGGCCATCAACCACGCCATCAACAAGGAAGAAATTGTGCGGTTTGTGCTGGGCGGTTTTGGTCGGGCCTCCGATGCGCCCATCAGCCCGGGCATCTTTGGCTATACCAAAATCGGCAGCTACGAGTACAACCCCAACCTGGCCCGTGAGCTACTGGCCCAGGCAGGCTATAATGCCCAGAACCCCCTGCGCTTCACCCTTTCCAGCCCCAACGGGCGCTATCTGCAAGACATTCGCGTAGCCGAGGCCATCCAGAGCCAGCTCCGCGCTGTGGGGGTACAGGCCCAGATCCAGACCCTCGAGTGGGGCGCTTACCTGGCCGCCAGCAACCAGCCCCGTGAGCGCAACGAGTTCCAGGTGGCCATGCTGGGCTGGGGCACCGTGACCGGCGATGCCGACTACGGCCTGTTTGGGCTATTCCACACCTCCCAGCAAGCCCCCAACGGCTTTAACCGGGGTTTCTACTCCAACCCCCGCCTGGACCGCATCCTCGAGCAGGCTCGGGTGGCCACCAACCCCCAGGCCCGGCAACAGCTCTACCGCTCGGCCATGCAGATTATCTACAACGATGCGCCCTGGGTCTTCCTGCATGCAGAGCAGCAGGTTACGGCCATTCGCCGCGAGGTACAGGGCTTCATCGTTCACCCCACCGAACGCCTGATTGCCACCGAAGCCAGCTTCCGCACCTCTGCCGAACGCTAG
- a CDS encoding ABC transporter ATP-binding protein: MSELALDVQKATKKFGGLVAVNDVSLQVRPKEIFSVIGPNGAGKTTFFNLLTGIYKPDTGRVVFFGKDITGYSPDRVARTGIGRTFQNIRLFKAMTVLENVLVGHHSLTRQTYFDALFYTPRFHASEKKAKARAMELLAYMNLDKRAEELASGLSYGEQRRLEIARAMALEPKLLFLDEPAAGMNEQETEDLKVRVRKLRDELGLTIVLIEHDMAMVMSISDRIAVLEYGSKIAEGLPAEIRNNPKVIEAYLGKGAAGQAGGGTHASA, encoded by the coding sequence ATGAGCGAGCTGGCCCTGGATGTGCAGAAGGCCACCAAGAAGTTCGGTGGGTTGGTGGCGGTTAATGATGTGAGTTTGCAGGTACGGCCCAAGGAGATTTTTTCGGTCATCGGCCCCAACGGCGCAGGCAAAACCACCTTTTTCAACCTGCTCACCGGCATCTACAAACCCGATACGGGCCGGGTGGTGTTTTTTGGCAAGGATATTACCGGTTACTCGCCGGATAGGGTAGCCCGCACCGGCATTGGCCGCACCTTTCAGAACATCCGGCTGTTTAAGGCCATGACGGTTCTGGAAAACGTGCTGGTAGGGCACCACAGCCTGACCCGCCAAACCTACTTCGATGCGCTTTTCTACACCCCCCGGTTTCATGCCTCGGAAAAAAAAGCCAAGGCCCGGGCCATGGAGCTGCTCGCTTACATGAACCTGGACAAGCGGGCGGAAGAGCTGGCCTCGGGGCTTTCGTATGGGGAGCAGCGCAGGCTCGAGATTGCCCGCGCCATGGCCCTGGAACCCAAACTGCTGTTTTTGGACGAACCCGCCGCCGGCATGAACGAGCAGGAAACCGAAGACCTCAAGGTGCGGGTTCGCAAGCTACGCGACGAGCTGGGCCTGACCATTGTGCTGATTGAGCACGACATGGCCATGGTGATGAGCATCTCGGATCGAATTGCGGTGCTCGAGTATGGCTCCAAGATTGCCGAGGGGCTGCCCGCCGAAATTCGCAACAACCCCAAGGTCATCGAAGCCTATCTGGGCAAAGGCGCGGCAGGACAGGCCGGAGGGGGTACCCATGCCTCTGCTTGA
- a CDS encoding plastocyanin/azurin family copper-binding protein has protein sequence MRRFLWAGLGVLGLLGIFAACQNNSGPNTGLPTCPNTIGIEGFAYNPSSCKISVGQSVSIAASPTHPLRGLGTGNPITATPTTTTQSYTFSTAGTYEYECTAHSAQGMKGSITVVSP, from the coding sequence ATGCGTAGGTTCTTGTGGGCGGGCCTGGGGGTTTTGGGGTTGTTGGGAATCTTCGCGGCTTGCCAGAACAACTCGGGCCCCAACACCGGGCTACCAACCTGCCCGAACACCATAGGCATCGAGGGCTTTGCCTATAATCCTTCCAGTTGCAAAATCAGCGTGGGGCAGAGTGTGTCCATCGCGGCTAGCCCCACCCACCCCCTGCGGGGTCTGGGAACGGGCAACCCCATCACGGCTACCCCCACCACCACCACCCAGAGCTACACCTTTAGCACGGCAGGAACCTACGAATACGAGTGTACTGCCCACAGTGCGCAGGGCATGAAAGGCTCCATCACGGTAGTGAGCCCCTGA
- a CDS encoding branched-chain amino acid ABC transporter permease, whose protein sequence is MSALHRFALPLSIGLTALSAAGVLLSLLGQPVVSSGLLNVLLVLGVASVMGLRLPTGWRSGLLAVLALALTILLRTNTDDKIAFYLLLAVLIASFLLPNLTQLVRIALGTSILLIAVPIAGLSNSFLFELGIQIGIFAALALGLNVVVGQAGLLDLGFAAFFAIGAYTWGIFGSPQAAQFIDGFPAQGLPGNYLFLFMALAIITAAITGVLIGLPALRLRGDYLAIVTLGLGEVVRVFANNLDKPLNITNGPQGITPVNRPDVGILADFLRAIGAERIYGRPIDDAITYSFFFYLLVLVVIGIVVLVNVRLANSRFGRAWVAIREDEIAAKAMGIPLLPTKLIAFATGAAFSGIMGAVFAAKQTFVSPESFTLQASINILAFVILGGMGSIGGAVVGAAAVTVLNLGILKDFSDLLNTWRQTGVNILGYNMANLPPQLNPAKYERLVFGLILILMMIFRPEGLIPEQRHKAELQEARQEAQEGGGK, encoded by the coding sequence ATGAGTGCCCTCCATCGCTTTGCGCTTCCCCTCTCCATCGGCCTGACCGCCCTATCTGCCGCCGGGGTGCTACTCTCCCTGCTGGGCCAACCTGTTGTATCGAGCGGACTGCTCAATGTGCTGCTGGTACTGGGCGTTGCCTCGGTGATGGGGCTGCGCCTGCCTACCGGCTGGCGCTCAGGTCTGCTGGCCGTACTGGCCCTGGCCCTAACCATCCTGCTGCGCACCAACACCGATGACAAAATTGCGTTTTACCTGCTGCTGGCCGTCTTGATTGCCTCTTTTTTGCTACCCAATCTGACGCAGTTGGTGCGGATCGCGCTGGGCACGTCCATTCTGCTGATTGCAGTACCCATTGCCGGTCTTTCCAATTCGTTTTTGTTCGAGCTGGGTATCCAGATTGGCATTTTTGCGGCCCTGGCCCTGGGGCTGAACGTGGTGGTGGGTCAGGCCGGTCTGCTGGATTTAGGGTTTGCCGCCTTTTTTGCCATTGGGGCCTATACCTGGGGTATTTTCGGTTCTCCACAAGCCGCCCAGTTTATTGATGGCTTTCCCGCCCAGGGGCTCCCTGGCAACTACCTTTTCTTGTTCATGGCCCTGGCCATCATTACCGCGGCCATCACCGGGGTGCTGATTGGGTTGCCTGCTTTGCGGCTGCGGGGCGATTATCTGGCCATCGTAACGCTGGGACTGGGCGAAGTGGTGCGGGTCTTTGCCAACAACCTCGATAAACCCCTCAACATCACCAACGGCCCCCAGGGTATCACCCCGGTCAATCGCCCCGATGTGGGCATCCTGGCCGACTTTCTCCGGGCCATCGGGGCCGAGCGCATCTATGGCCGGCCCATTGACGATGCCATTACCTATTCCTTCTTCTTCTACTTGCTGGTGTTGGTGGTCATTGGCATCGTGGTTTTGGTCAATGTCCGGCTCGCCAACTCCCGCTTTGGCCGGGCCTGGGTGGCCATCCGCGAAGATGAGATTGCGGCCAAGGCCATGGGGATTCCCCTGCTCCCGACCAAGCTGATCGCCTTTGCTACAGGGGCCGCCTTCTCGGGCATCATGGGCGCAGTCTTTGCAGCCAAGCAGACCTTTGTGAGCCCGGAGTCCTTCACCTTGCAAGCCTCGATTAACATCCTGGCTTTTGTGATTCTGGGTGGAATGGGCTCGATTGGCGGAGCCGTGGTAGGAGCGGCTGCCGTAACCGTACTCAACCTCGGCATCCTCAAGGACTTCTCCGACCTGCTCAACACCTGGCGGCAGACCGGGGTCAACATCCTGGGCTATAACATGGCCAACCTGCCTCCCCAGCTTAACCCTGCCAAGTATGAACGTCTGGTGTTTGGTTTGATCTTGATTTTGATGATGATCTTCCGGCCCGAAGGGCTAATTCCTGAGCAACGGCATAAAGCGGAGTTACAGGAAGCCCGTCAGGAAGCCCAGGAAGGGGGTGGCAAATGA
- the glnA gene encoding type I glutamate--ammonia ligase, which produces MARTKQDILHELKDQQVRFLRLQFTDILGINKVVELPVNQFEKALDGEIMFDGSSIEGFGRTEVEESDMLLKPDYDTFVVYPRELEPTTKGAVARLICDIAFPDGKPFEGDPRQVLKRQIERAQKKGFDNLYVGSEVEFFLFNRSPEGSPTTHTYDRAGYFDLAPTDKGEEARRDMVDMLVRLGLPLEAAHHEGAPGQHEIDLKYTDALQAADHLTTLKFVVKRVAINHGLHATFMPKPVAGINGSGLHFHLSLFKNGQNAFYEPKGKLDVWPHQLSKTALQFIAGLFEHAEGMAAITNPLVNSYKRLTPGYEAPTSVAWSVSHRSAMIRVPKRRGVGTRAEFRFPDPSCNPYLALAVILGAGLEGIESNLTPPPPIERDVYELSVRDRRKYRVSEMPGTLREALEALQKNRVVRNALGEQVYKDFLNAKRVEWDSYRIAVHEWELNQYLAEY; this is translated from the coding sequence ATGGCACGAACCAAGCAGGACATTTTGCATGAGTTGAAAGACCAGCAGGTGCGCTTTTTGCGTTTGCAGTTCACCGATATTTTAGGCATCAACAAGGTAGTGGAACTACCCGTCAACCAGTTCGAGAAAGCGCTGGATGGCGAAATTATGTTCGATGGCTCCTCTATCGAGGGCTTTGGTCGCACCGAGGTTGAAGAGTCGGACATGCTGCTGAAGCCGGATTACGACACCTTTGTGGTATATCCTAGGGAGCTCGAGCCCACCACCAAAGGCGCCGTAGCCCGCCTGATCTGCGATATCGCCTTCCCCGATGGCAAGCCCTTTGAGGGCGACCCCCGGCAGGTGCTCAAGCGACAGATCGAGCGGGCCCAGAAAAAAGGCTTCGACAACCTTTACGTGGGCAGCGAGGTGGAATTCTTCCTGTTCAACCGCAGTCCCGAAGGCAGCCCCACCACCCACACTTACGACCGAGCAGGTTACTTCGACCTGGCCCCCACCGATAAGGGCGAGGAAGCCCGGCGCGATATGGTAGATATGCTGGTTCGGTTAGGGTTGCCCCTCGAGGCCGCCCATCACGAGGGCGCCCCCGGCCAGCACGAAATTGACCTCAAATATACCGATGCTCTTCAGGCTGCCGACCACCTGACCACGCTCAAGTTTGTGGTTAAGCGTGTGGCCATCAACCACGGCCTGCACGCCACCTTCATGCCCAAGCCCGTTGCGGGCATCAATGGCTCGGGTCTGCACTTCCACCTTTCGCTTTTCAAAAATGGGCAAAACGCATTTTATGAACCTAAGGGCAAGCTGGATGTCTGGCCGCACCAGCTCTCCAAGACTGCCTTGCAGTTTATCGCGGGCCTCTTTGAGCACGCCGAGGGCATGGCCGCCATCACCAACCCCCTGGTCAATTCCTACAAACGGCTGACCCCCGGCTACGAGGCCCCAACCAGCGTGGCCTGGTCGGTTTCGCATCGCAGCGCCATGATTCGAGTTCCCAAACGGCGTGGAGTAGGCACTCGGGCGGAATTCCGCTTTCCCGACCCCTCCTGCAACCCCTACCTGGCCCTGGCGGTGATTCTGGGCGCGGGGCTCGAGGGTATCGAGAGCAACCTGACCCCCCCGCCCCCCATCGAACGCGATGTGTACGAACTTTCGGTTCGTGATAGGCGCAAATACCGGGTCAGCGAGATGCCTGGAACCTTGCGTGAAGCCCTGGAAGCCCTGCAAAAGAACCGCGTTGTACGCAATGCCCTGGGCGAACAGGTCTACAAAGATTTTCTCAACGCCAAGCGGGTGGAGTGGGACTCATACCGCATTGCGGTGCACGAGTGGGAGCTGAACCAGTACCTTGCCGAGTACTGA
- a CDS encoding YkvA family protein — translation MANEIQKVEVIEINATERYSDADFWHKLSRFARKAGREVVEKALWLYYALQRPETPAWAKRTIIGALVYFLLPFDLVADLAPLVGFTDDLSVLLVAVSTVAAYITPAVKEQARRKASEWFGEREIDPSAA, via the coding sequence GTGGCCAACGAGATTCAAAAAGTGGAAGTGATTGAGATTAACGCCACCGAGCGCTACAGCGATGCCGATTTTTGGCACAAGCTAAGCCGGTTTGCCCGCAAGGCGGGCCGCGAAGTGGTCGAAAAAGCCCTCTGGCTCTACTACGCCCTGCAGCGCCCGGAGACCCCGGCCTGGGCTAAGCGCACCATCATCGGTGCCCTGGTGTACTTTTTGCTGCCCTTCGATCTGGTAGCCGACCTGGCGCCATTGGTAGGTTTTACCGATGATCTGAGCGTTTTACTGGTAGCGGTGAGTACGGTAGCAGCCTACATTACCCCCGCTGTCAAGGAGCAGGCCCGCCGCAAAGCCAGCGAGTGGTTTGGCGAGCGTGAAATTGACCCTTCAGCTGCGTAG
- a CDS encoding branched-chain amino acid ABC transporter permease, whose translation MPQTLLEGLLLGFVYAMVALGYTMVYGVLGLINFAHSEVFMIGAVIGLEVFRFWGNPDAPVISNPFLLLFVALVFAAVGSGTMAVLVERFAYRPLRKRGSKNILVPMITAIGVSFLLQDLTRIYAALRHNEFNMQYRTFDALNTTLMLPLQTTIQVKGIIIIVVSVLMLVGLTYLVNRTKLGKAIRAVSQDMQTAALMGINPDVIISRTFLIGGSLGGVAGVLFGLLYTNVTPYSGVLPGLKAFTSAVLGGIGNIPGAMVGGLVLGQLETLSGTYLPFLTNGNFGTEYKDVFAFLTLVLLLLFRPQGLFGQNVSEKV comes from the coding sequence ATGCCGCAAACGCTCCTCGAGGGGCTCTTGCTAGGCTTTGTGTATGCCATGGTAGCCCTGGGCTACACCATGGTCTACGGGGTGTTGGGGCTGATAAACTTTGCCCATTCCGAGGTCTTCATGATCGGGGCGGTGATTGGCCTCGAGGTCTTCCGCTTCTGGGGCAACCCCGATGCGCCGGTCATCTCCAATCCCTTCCTGCTGCTTTTTGTGGCGTTGGTTTTTGCGGCGGTAGGCTCGGGCACCATGGCAGTGCTGGTGGAGCGGTTTGCCTATCGTCCACTGCGCAAGCGGGGCAGCAAAAACATTCTGGTTCCCATGATTACGGCCATCGGGGTCTCGTTTTTGCTGCAAGACCTCACCCGCATCTATGCCGCACTAAGGCACAACGAGTTCAATATGCAGTACCGCACCTTTGATGCCCTGAACACCACCCTGATGCTACCGCTCCAGACCACCATTCAGGTCAAGGGCATCATCATCATCGTGGTCTCTGTGCTCATGCTGGTTGGACTAACCTATCTGGTCAACCGAACCAAGCTCGGCAAGGCTATTCGGGCAGTTTCGCAAGATATGCAGACCGCCGCCCTGATGGGCATCAACCCCGATGTCATCATCTCGCGCACTTTTTTGATTGGGGGTTCGCTGGGTGGGGTGGCCGGGGTCTTGTTCGGCTTGCTATACACCAATGTGACCCCCTATTCGGGCGTCTTACCTGGGCTGAAGGCCTTCACCTCTGCAGTACTCGGAGGTATTGGCAACATCCCCGGGGCCATGGTCGGAGGACTGGTACTGGGGCAGCTCGAGACCCTCTCGGGCACCTACCTGCCTTTCCTGACCAATGGCAACTTCGGTACCGAGTATAAGGACGTATTCGCGTTCCTGACGCTGGTGCTGCTGCTTTTGTTCCGGCCCCAGGGTTTGTTTGGGCAGAATGTGAGTGAGAAAGTATGA
- a CDS encoding cupin domain-containing protein → MKAKFAHTASLPGLEVPGAVLRPFAGKQLMLMRAEGKAGSPLAPHAHPHEQITLVVSGRLRLRIGAEWLELGPGDIAHVPSGVEHEAFFIEDSVVFDAFHPVRQDLLDKLK, encoded by the coding sequence ATGAAAGCCAAATTTGCCCATACGGCCAGCCTGCCGGGCCTCGAGGTGCCCGGAGCGGTGCTGCGTCCCTTTGCAGGCAAACAACTGATGCTGATGCGGGCCGAAGGTAAAGCGGGCTCGCCCTTAGCGCCCCATGCCCACCCCCACGAGCAGATTACCCTGGTGGTCTCGGGGCGGCTGCGGCTGCGGATAGGGGCAGAGTGGCTCGAGCTCGGCCCCGGCGATATTGCCCACGTACCCTCGGGCGTTGAGCACGAGGCGTTTTTTATCGAAGATAGCGTGGTGTTTGACGCCTTCCATCCGGTACGGCAGGACTTGCTAGACAAGCTCAAGTAA
- a CDS encoding GNAT family N-acetyltransferase, producing MQAQVTTYYLEMLSPNELRPKHAQIEGLLVMKAEIPCAELQHFLYRSVGGNWYWYEKAHWTYQQWWEYAQNPNLHTWVAYLKGTPAGYFQLEVQLEGNVEIVYFGLMQQFSGMGLGGHLLTCALEEAWRLGARRVWVHTCSLDHPAALANYQARGMQLYKAETTKMEIPDQTPGLWDGA from the coding sequence ATGCAAGCCCAAGTGACCACCTACTACCTCGAGATGCTCTCCCCCAACGAACTGCGTCCCAAGCACGCCCAAATAGAGGGGCTTTTGGTCATGAAAGCTGAAATTCCTTGCGCCGAGTTGCAACACTTCCTCTACCGAAGCGTGGGGGGCAACTGGTACTGGTACGAAAAGGCCCACTGGACCTACCAGCAGTGGTGGGAATACGCCCAGAACCCCAACCTGCACACCTGGGTGGCTTACCTGAAGGGCACCCCGGCAGGTTACTTTCAGCTCGAGGTGCAGCTCGAGGGAAACGTCGAGATTGTCTATTTTGGCCTCATGCAACAGTTTAGCGGGATGGGACTGGGAGGCCATTTGCTAACGTGTGCGCTCGAGGAAGCCTGGCGGCTGGGGGCGAGGCGGGTCTGGGTGCATACCTGCTCCCTGGACCACCCGGCGGCCCTCGCCAACTACCAGGCCAGGGGCATGCAGCTTTACAAAGCCGAAACCACCAAAATGGAAATACCCGACCAGACCCCAGGTCTGTGGGATGGTGCCTGA